The window GACCGTGGTCGATGTCGTGAGAGTCGACGCCGCCAACAAGGTCACCGGGCTGCATTACCTGACCTACGATTCCATCGCGGTGCCCGCCACCGGCGGCCGCACGGGAGAGGGCACCGCGGTCGGCAAGTATTATGTGCTGGCCGCGAGCGCGATCGAAAATGTGAAGATCCTGCTGAACTCCCCCACCGATCGCGGCTACACGGTTGCAAACAGCGGCGGACTGGTCGGACGCCACCTGATGGACCACCCCTGCTACCTGATCTGGGGGATGATGCCGGAGGGGACCCACGCCTACGGCTACCGGGGACCGATTTCGACGTCAGGAATCGAGTCGCTGCGGGATGGTCCATTCCGCTCGAACCGCTCGGCATGGCGCATTGAAATCGGCAACGAGGGCTGGAACTGGCCCACAACCGATCCCTACACGACGGGCCTCGACTGGATCTACGGCAGCAACAACGGCCAACTCAATCCGAAGTCGTCGATTGCCGGCAGCAACGACTTCGTCACCATTCTGAACGACCTGCTCACGCGCCAATTCCGCGCCGCGTTCCTGGTCGAGGAAACCGCCGATCCGCTGAATCGTGTGCAGCTGTCGAACACTTACGTCGACAATCTCGGCCTCAAGCGTCCGGTGCTCAGCTACAAACTGTCGAACTACGTAATGGCGGGCTTTCGACAGGCGCGGATTGCGTCAGCCGAATTCATGCGGCGGCTCGACGCGCAGCAGTTCACCGCATTCGATCCGACCGCCGGAACCAAGTTTTCGTTCGAAGGCCAGGACTACAACTATGCCGGCGCCGGCCACGTCTGCGGCACCCACATCATGGGAACGGCAACCGGCAACTCGGTGGTGGACAGCCGGCAGTGCAGCTGGGACCACGACAACCTCTATATCGCCGGATGCGGCTCGATGCCCAGCATCGGCACCGAGAATCCCACGCTGACCATGGTGGCGGTGGCGGACCGCACGGTGCAGCAGCTGCTGCAGCGACTGTGAGGGGGACGGGGGAAACAATATCCGCCGGCGCAAGCGCAAGCATCGCCGCTGGGGCCTCATGGTTCTCCGAGCGATTCGTAGCATCGCCGCGAGACGCGCGTTCACGCTTCTCACAATGCGGAGAGATCGTGTTTGTGCGCCGCGTTCAGCGCAACGCACAACATATTCCCGCTCTGATGTTTTGCGCGAGTCAGAGGTTGATTCCAGCGCCGCGGGCGCGGCGTTAGGCTGTCCGGTCGTATCTCGCCTGCTCGGCCTGCTCGCGTTTCACCTCGTCCTGGGCGCGCAGGTAGGTCCGCAGCCGCAGCCGTGCTTCATCGGGGAACTGACGCACCACAAGGCTGGTGCGGTTGTCGACCACGCGATAGACGATCGACGCGGCGGCGCGATCGATCACGACCTGATCGGTCAGGTTGCTGGCATCGGGTTGCGGATTGTTACGCACGTTGGCTGCCGCATCGGCTGCGGTGGTTGTCTTCGGCGGCGGCAAATCCGTTTCCACGGCATTGCGTGCCGCGTCCGGCAATGGCCTGACGATCGGTGCCGCAACCGGTCCCCCGACCGGCTTGATGTTGAAATCCGTACCCATGGAGCCCTCCTGGCTTCCTGCGAGTCAAATCCCAACCCTCTCCAAACGCAACCATATGTCAGCCACCTCAACGACGTGTTGAAAAACAACACAAATGCCGCGTGCATGCGCCCGCAGCATTTCGATTCAAATTTGAAGCGAGGCCATCCTGGCCAAGTGCTGGACGCGAACGATCCAGGGCAGCTTAAGCCTAATCGTGTTGCGTAAATTTAACTGCCGCGGGCGACGTGCAAATGTAGTTAAAATTGTATCGATGAGGGCCGCTGGTCCGATCCCGGCGCGTACCCGTTTCCGAATATTGCTATAGTGTCGACGAATTATGTGATTCGATTTCCGTTCGATGTTGCGCCTTGTCCGGACACGGCCGGCGTATGTGTCATCGCCCTCTCAGGAGACACTGATGCGCAATATAACCCGCAAGCTGGCGTTCGTGCTCGCCGCCTCCAATCACGGCACGATGATCGTCAACCGCCTCGACCATCGCATGCTCGCGCCGGGCCAGGGCTATGGCGTCGGCTTCCAGATCCTGGAAAACGCCTCGTTCGACCCCTCCGAAGTCGGCATGATGGTCGAGCTTCTGGCGGTCCGCCGCTCGCATTATGGCGACGGGGTGGTGGCGATCGACTGCGGCGCCAACATCGGCGTGCACACCATCGAGTGGGCCCAGGCCATGACCGGCTGGGGCTCGGTGGTGGCGGTCGAGGCGCAGGAGCGGATCTATTACGCGCTGGCCGGCAACATCGCGATCAACAACTGCTTCAACGCCCGTGCGCTGCATGCGGCCGTTTCCAACGAGAGCGGCACCATGAACATCCCGAACCCCAATTACCTGATGGCCTCGAGCTTCGGCAGCCTCGAGCTGCGGCAACGCCCGCAGACCGAGTTCATCGGCCAGGCGATCGATTATTCGCCGGAGAAAACGGTCGAGGTCCGCATGATGAAGCTGGACGAACTGGGCCTCGCACGCTGCGACCTCATCAAGATCGACGTCGAGGGCATGGAGATGGAGGCGCTCGAAGGCGGGCAGCAGACCATCGAGCGGGCTCATCCCATCATGCTGATCGAATCGATCAAGGCCGACAAGGCTCAGCTGCGCAATTGGCTCGCTGAGCGCGGCTACAATGTGATGGACGCCGGCATCAACCTGCTGGCGATTCACTCCAGCGACAAGACGTTGAAGGACGTGCAGGCGGCTTCGACCAGCCAGGCGGCGGAGTAGGCTCGGGCGTCTGGACGAGGCGAGGTGTTGCAACATCGGATGCCGTCATGCCCGCGCTTGTCGCGGGCATCCACGTCTTTACGACCTTTCAAGCAAGTAAGACGTGGATGTCACAGCGACTTGGCTACGCCAAGTCGCGGGGGACAAGCCCGGCCATGACGAAAAAAGCAAATCCGTGAATGAAACTCCCAGCGCTCTTACAGCGTCCGGCTCACCGTCAGAGGCTCGGCACGGCGCGTGTTCGGTGCGCTGCGCTTGCCGGCGGAGGTGTAGGTCTGCGGCGTGTTCTTCTTCTGCATCTCGCCGTTGACGCCGCGGATAACGCCTTCGGACACCGCATGCGCGGTGGCCAGCACCGTGAGGTTGACCTGCAGCATGGCGCGGAACACGTCGTGGTGGCGGTGCAGCGCTTCCAGCAGATCAGGCGCGGAGTCCGCAAAATAGTTCTGGCTGGTGGTGAGCTGGCTGATCGCGGTGAGGTAGGCGCGCGACAACTCGGTCTTGCGCGGCTCCAGCGCCATCGCCTCGCGGACCTTGCCGGCGCGCACCAGCGTGGTTTCGGTCTCGATGACCTCGAGCAGGGTGGTCATCACCTCCATCAGGCCGTTGGAGAGTTTTCGCGCGTCGTCGGGAGTTGCGATTGTTGCAGCGGCTGATGACGTCGGCTGGGACTCGTGTGTCATATCGTTTACTCCCGGGTTCAACTGTTCCGCGCGGCCTGCTGCATGATCAGCGAGCGGTAGACGTCGCTGGAGATGCCGATGCCGCCGGCCTTGGCGAAGGAGCGCGCATACTGGTCGGTGAGCATCGAGCGCCAGGCGCCGGTGCCGACCGTGTCGCCGTAGGGACCGTCGCCCTTCAGGCCGCTGGTCATCTGCGAAAACATCGTGTTCAGGAACACCGCTTCGAGATCCTGCGCGGAGTTCTTGGCTTTGGTCTGGGCCTGGGGC is drawn from Bradyrhizobium prioriisuperbiae and contains these coding sequences:
- the flgJ gene encoding flagellar assembly peptidoglycan hydrolase FlgJ, translated to MSSTSIPFGALGANDTAFNNALKKVSPQAQTKAKNSAQDLEAVFLNTMFSQMTSGLKGDGPYGDTVGTGAWRSMLTDQYARSFAKAGGIGISSDVYRSLIMQQAARNS
- a CDS encoding GMC family oxidoreductase, whose product is MATQEAAQQTYDVVIVGSGHAGAFMAYELGMQKKRVLVIEAGSTTNRNREDYMENFYLSTFKSPESPYPPNPNALDPARTNTPRATIQDLVLGWNDPAKSYLTYNAGSMPFASTYEKVAGGTGLHWMGTTLRMSPNDFKIKTLYNHGLDWPLSYDDLVPHYAVAEAFIGVSANVKDQRQTNTPYPADYQFPMPGIPGSILDQITKARVDGPPLTNENYGPNAQTLVTPTPAGRNSVPYDNRRVCHGNTNCTPICPIQAKYDAAYALHKALATGYVDVMYQTVVDVVRVDAANKVTGLHYLTYDSIAVPATGGRTGEGTAVGKYYVLAASAIENVKILLNSPTDRGYTVANSGGLVGRHLMDHPCYLIWGMMPEGTHAYGYRGPISTSGIESLRDGPFRSNRSAWRIEIGNEGWNWPTTDPYTTGLDWIYGSNNGQLNPKSSIAGSNDFVTILNDLLTRQFRAAFLVEETADPLNRVQLSNTYVDNLGLKRPVLSYKLSNYVMAGFRQARIASAEFMRRLDAQQFTAFDPTAGTKFSFEGQDYNYAGAGHVCGTHIMGTATGNSVVDSRQCSWDHDNLYIAGCGSMPSIGTENPTLTMVAVADRTVQQLLQRL
- a CDS encoding FkbM family methyltransferase codes for the protein MRNITRKLAFVLAASNHGTMIVNRLDHRMLAPGQGYGVGFQILENASFDPSEVGMMVELLAVRRSHYGDGVVAIDCGANIGVHTIEWAQAMTGWGSVVAVEAQERIYYALAGNIAINNCFNARALHAAVSNESGTMNIPNPNYLMASSFGSLELRQRPQTEFIGQAIDYSPEKTVEVRMMKLDELGLARCDLIKIDVEGMEMEALEGGQQTIERAHPIMLIESIKADKAQLRNWLAERGYNVMDAGINLLAIHSSDKTLKDVQAASTSQAAE